In Rhodamnia argentea isolate NSW1041297 chromosome 5, ASM2092103v1, whole genome shotgun sequence, the DNA window CGGTGCCGATGGTCATTCATGTTTCCTACATCGATCGGCACTGGCTTCACTGCCGGGTCATTTCAGGGCATTGTCGAAGGATGATCGCGCGACGCTCCCATTAAGGGAAGGTTGCTTTGTGAGCATACATTGATGGAGAAGGTTCTATTCAACTCTCTTATGAATAAACTATAGAGCATGACTGTTAGGTGCTATGGATGGAGTGGAATGTGCTTAACGAGCCAGGTGATACGCAGTGACGGCCCTCACTGGGTTATCCATGAACACTGTCCTAGGTTGTCTTGTTGGGTCACTTTTTTTAGGTACAGAACAGTACGCACTGTCAAGGTCATGCCAAAAAACTCAATGGATAGAATTATTTTACAAGGGATTTGGCGGAAATAGCTTATCATGTTGTTGTAATGGTGCGACAATATTCAGACGATACATGATGGATCTCTCGCGGATAGGAACATTACTATAAAAGTCCTAAGCTTATTATATTTGTGCCTATTCAGTCTTTCAATTGGGCAATTTAGTCGttaatcttttgataatttgttaatttagtaaacctttcaattgtgtcaatttagtcttaaaacttttgatgctttgccaatatagtccttccggtcaattttatcCATAAATCGCTAACGTGACGGTTTAGTCAGTGCCGGTCATCTTACGTGGTATGTTTGACATTAACCtaggcatttttttaataataacttattattattattattattattattatttcagcTTTTGAAATAACTACAGTCGTGGAAGAAGAGACACGGCGTGCTTTGACTTCCCTTAATGCCTGTTCATCAAATTGCTAAAATATCCGTCATAATTGAAGTGACCAAATTTTGATGAagtagaaaaaataatattaccATGCTAAGTGATTCAAGATAAAGTGGTAATTTTGTGTAAGAGTTGATAACTTCAATAAGAATTGGAAGTTGttagaaaaattgataattcgAAAACAACTTAGTCAACCATGATAAGTGactaaaaaaacaaattaataacCTCAAACTAGGTACGATGTATGCACATCCTCCGCCTCTCCACCCTCCCCAAATCCTAGCTGCCAGTAAACATTTTTTGAGGGAgaggtctctctccctctcttttttcttaagTTGTTTAGATCTTCTATATTTTTTCGTGCTTTCCTCCCATTTGAGAGTTTTCTCTTCCAATTTAGTCTATATCCAGAAgcttttttctctcatttttggaAGATTTCTATCCTGATCTAGTTTAAAATTGGGGTTTTCTGCGTGTATGTTTATGGGGATTCACTCTCCTCAGGTTGCGTTGGTGAATAAGTCCGATTTCGAAGGAGATCAGAGGAGTTTCATGAATGTTTTGCTGTTATAGATGCCAAATCTATGCTCATTCAACCTTTTTACTTTGCTCaatgatggtgttggggactCCAAACTTAAGTATGCACCACTGAAAGGCAAAGCCGTAGCAACAGATGGAGCTAtcggtgtgtgctcattacTGAAGACCGATTCGGTAATCGGCCGCCGATTATGGTGTGAAGAAGTCATAGAAGTGCTCTTTAAGCATGTAACCCATCATCTTGTTCTGATGATTTCTCTTGATATTTGGagcttattttgttttgaagttgtgtGGGATGTATTTTGGTTTGTAGTGGGATATTTCTTTCTTGTATCccgaggaagtgaatgaaatgaaatgttattttttacaacaacaaaaaacccCCCTTAAACTAGGTAGTaactataataaaaaaagcacTGGTAAATACTCAAATACAGTTTATAGTTTGCTATAAGAATTGGTAATTTCAATAAAAGTTACCTGAAAAGTGTGTATATTATTACAAAAAGTTGCAATTCCAAATCGATCAAATAAATAATTGCTGCGCGGGCATttgtcaatcaattcaatgtGAAGATGCCGATTATGCAAAAAAGTCATCAATTTGGTGGACAAGTCGTTGATTTTATGATTCTCGATTGGCTACCTAGATGTCAATTTACAAGATTGTTGTTGATTCCGAGACTACCAATCAACTACCTAGAAATCGAAAGTTGTTCTGGACGATTTCATTTGCTATTTGTTGATCTTTCAAGGTGTTTATGCGTCTGTCAAGGGTGGTGAACGAATTTAGAGTCTAAGTTTAATTACTttgcatttggtcaaatgtatTTAGTTCTAACTTTATGAGTCTTAGGCTCCGTtcatttcgcagaaaatgaagtGTTTCTggaattatttttcacaaaatcatatttcaagtaaaagacaatattttttggtatttggttgaaatctgaaaataaattgaaaaatattcctCCATTCGATagggaaaatcaattttctccatacactccttttaataattttctactatcaatttttatttttaaaaaattttgaatttttaattattttcttttttttcccttttctttattttcttatttcctcttcttcatcgGCCATAGGCCGGGAAGGCTAGCCTTGCTAGGTCCAGCGATGCTCGACCTAGGTCGAGGCTCGCCTCGCTTGTGGCCAATCACCgatagaggaagaaaaaaaagaaaagaagaaaattatataaataaaaatgttaaaaatataaaaaaaaattgaaaataaaaagaaagaaaaaaaattatcaaaaataaaatgaatgtgaaggagtggagGGAGGAAatatgagggaaaatgttttcctcttctcgtaaagaggaaatcaaagaggaaatcattttcctcaatttcgAATGTGTTTTTCCCTTGGGAGGAAAATATTCTCCTTaactcattcattttccatgaaatgaatgctgaaaaatctaaaaaatatttttctggaaattattttccgcTAAATGAACGGAGCCTTAAGTGTGTTGTAGGTTTCAAGAGTCAATGTTTAACTCTTTTGGTGATTCAATGAATGTTCTAGTTCCTTAGACTTTATTGTGTATTCTAGTTCCTATGTCAATAATGCTGGGTAGTTCTCATGTCTTTAATGCATAGTCTATTTCCTACATATTagttcttttataaaaaaaaaaaggtgaaatctAAAATGTAAGGAAGTCAACTTGGATATTGAGAATATATGCAATTCATCTCTGTGTGAAAAAATATCTATCCCAATTTATGTATTCTTGGAAGGTACGCTCTTCCTTATCTAGTGATTTTTTTGTAGACCCTAGTAGTGAGCTTCTCCTATCTTGAGTCCTGTATCTTATGCAGGTGGATCACCCTATAAGCATTGTTGGTGAACTTTGTCTATCCTGATATTGATTCTTGGTTGGTGTTACATGTCTTGTATGCCTCGATTCCAATTGTATTTTATCCCACATTTGCATCCTTCTAACAACATCCATTCTTATACACTCTAATCTATTTGTACTTCCTTCGACATCACTCAAAAGATCACCGGCTCGCCCTGGCAACACACAAAATTAGTAGCAGAGCCCAAGGTTGAATTCATTTTGAGTGATTCCATCTGTAACCTATCTTGCATCCCATTTGATACTTCcattaaaagaaggaaaaagaaaagaaatggctGGTCATTGTCAATGTGGGTCAAATGTTGAATCTTCTATAGCTCGAGAAAGAGATCTACGAGATGTGGAGTTGGATGATTTAAGGAGACAAGTACAACAACTACAGGAGCGTTTGGAATgcttcaaatttcagaaacatgaTGTTTCATGTCATGATTCAAAAGATGCTCTATTTGATAAAGAGGATGTCAACCCTTGGTAATCGAAGTCATGTTTCAAGTCAAGAAGGACTACCTTGACGTTAGTATAAAAGGCCCCATGGAATTCGACAAGATTCTTATGTGAATGTTGATATTCCTGAATTCAAAGACAAAATGCAATAGGAATAATTTATGGATTGGTTGCACACCGTAGAAAGAATATTTTATTACAAAGACATATCAAATGACCGAAAGGTGAATCTTGTTGCcattaagctaaaaaaatgcTTCTATTTAGTTGAGCACTTGAAAAAGCAAAGAGCTTGTGAAGAAAAGAGCTTATCACAACTtgggagaagatgaagaaataatTGAAAAGGAGGTTCTACCGGGGAACTACCTTCAAGATACCTTCTTCAAGTTTCACAACTTCAAACAAGGAACTGTTCGTGGAAGAATATACGACAAAATTTGATCATCTCATGATGCATCGTCATGTTTCTAAGCCAAAGGATCAAACTATTGCCCGCTAACTTGGTGGACTTCAATCAAAAATCGGTCATGTTGTCCAACTACAACCTTATGGGACTTACAATAATGTTTGTCAACTTGCACTTAAGATGGAACGACAACTTTAAGAAGCACAAGGTAGTAGCTCTTGGTCTTGGAACAAAAAAGGCTATTACAAAGGTGAAAATGCCTCTACTCCAATATTAGGGCAACCGTTTCAAATTCTGTTTTCTAAGAATAATGGAGCATCAAGTTCCAATCACCCTAACCCTATTGGTTTACACAAGTATTCCAAATGCCAAGGGTTTGGATATTACATTTGATTGTCCAGCTGACAAGATTGTCTCTCTATTGAAGGAAGAACTTGGAGAAGAGAAACATGAAGACTCACCTAGCTCCAATGATGGACTAGAGGAGGGAGATGAAATTATTTATGCAGATCAGGGAAAGTCTCAATCTTTTATAAGATCTTGAATGCTACTCCTAACATGGCTCCGAAACAACATTTTTCACACTAGATGCATTTCTTATGGAAAGGTGTGTGATGTTATCATTGATGGACGAAGCTGTGAGAATTTAGTGGCTACAATAATGGTGGATAAATTGCACCTCAAGACAAAGAAACACCCACAACTTTACAAGCTTTCTTGTCTTGGCAAAGGGAATGAGGCAATGGTCGATAAAATATGTCTTGTTCAATTTtccattgggaaaaaaaatataatgatGTAAGTATGATGTGATGTTGTTCCCATGGATGCTTGTCATTTGCTTCTTGGGAGACCTTGACAATATGATAGGAAAGCTGTGCATGATGGCCCAAAAGACACCTACTCATTTAACAAGGACTAGAGACATATCACCAGTGTTCCATTAAATGTATCCACGACccacaaaattcaatatggggAGGGAAACACGATTGAGGAAAACCTTTTCTTGAGTGAAACATGGGTTGAGAAAGCCATTCACAAACAAAAGATTGCTTTTTACTTGTGGTTAAAAGTAAAACAAGTGAGAAAGAGAGTTCTCTATGTCATGAAATGTGTTCTTTAATGAAAAAGCTTGAAGATGTGTTtccatcattgaagaatttcGTGGGGTtcaagctaattatctaattcATTGGAGAGGCCGTCCAAGAATTTTATCAGAATTAAGTTCCTTTGATAATGATAGTTATGGCAACTCATCTACTTTCAATTCTGAAAATGAAGCAATGACAACATTTGAGGACAAATCTTCAACGACCTAGGGAGATTGATGCAGGAGTGCCGGCTTTGTAGACTGATTCAAGTTGAAGATGCCAATTATGCGGAAAAACTATCGATTTGGTGGACAAGTTATCAATTTCATTGTTGTGGATTGGCTACCTAGATGTCGATTTACAAGGTTGTTGTCGATTCCAAAACTACAAATCGATTACCTAGCAACCAGGAGTTGTTCTAGAcaattttctttattgtttGTTGATCTTTCAAGGTGCCTATTGGTCTGTCCAGAATGGTGAACGAATTTAAAGACTAAGTTTAATTACTTTGCATCTGGTCAAATGTATTTAGACATAGTTTATGAGTCTTGAGTATCCTGTAAATTTCAAGAGTCAAAGCCAAGTCTCTAagtgttttaatgcattttctagttCCTAGGACTTTATTGTGTTTACTGGTTCACATGTCATTAATGTTGCGTAGTTTCCATGTCCTTAATGCTAATTGTATTTCCTATGTATTAGTTCCTTTATTTCCTATGCAAGGAAGTCGACTTGAATATTGAGAATATATAAGATTTATCTCTATGTGAGGAAATATCTATTCCGATTTTTGTATGCTTGGAAGGTGGGTTCTTTCTTGATGGTGTGCCAAGAAGTATTGTATCCTCGGCTGGTGATTTTTTCCTAGTGGTGAGCTTCTCCTATCTTGAAGCCTTACATCCTTGGCAGGTGGCTTGTTTTGTCAGCCTTGGTGGTGAATTTCTTCAATTCCAATCTTAATCCTTGGTTGGTGGCACGTCCTGCTTGCCTTGGTTTTACTCGTTATCTATCATGTACTTTCATTTATATTCCAATCACTCAAAACAACAATTGTCCGCCCCCACAACCGCATCAATATTGACACGTGATTTAAACAAGTGTTGGCAACCTAAAGATAAACACAAATGGGAAAAGCATTCTCCGAGCCACGTTGATCTTGACCCGCCAGCTATATAAACCGTTTATGCTTGTACCATGCCATTGCAATAGCATACAAGACAATCATCCCGATGGCGTATCCGCCTGTTGTCCAGAGGAAATAATTGATTGTTGGATTTGGAGGGTGGAGGAGGTTAAATCTGAAGTCCATGCTGAATACTCCGGTCACGTCGATGAACATGGTGATGAATAACGTCGCGGTCGATATAACCACTCCCATTTGCAGCAGATTGTTTTGCTTGTCATCCAACATTACGTTCACATAGTCCTCCGTGTCTTGAATGTGTTCCCTTAGCTTTCAACAGAGACAAGATGAAGATGTTTTTCAGGAATTGAATGAGATTCGTGGTAAAGAGTAAGCAGGCGCGTGCGTTCAAGTGTAGTTCGAGATTTCCTACCACGGATAGCGTGTTGAATGTGCCATCAAGTTGCACAAAGTATGCCTCTAGGAGCGTTTCCAATTCAGCCACATCAAGGTGCTTGCTTGAGCCATCAAAGTGCTGGCTCATACTCAAGCCACCATGCGAGTTGCTATCTTTGGTTCCTCCTTCCACTTCATCATCGTTCAGCGAGTTGTGCAGAGAACTCGAACACTCATCTGCCGTGATTCTGTCATCTCCTTCACGATTCCTGCAAAATTAAGGGTAGAAAGCTTGaggaaaagatttgaaattaTTTGACGGTGATCGATGACATGATGCTAGAGATGTAGAAGGTTTGCCTTTCTTTATTATCTAGTTCACGATGTTCATCTTCCTCGACGGtgatcgaggaagaagaagacgacgacttGCCAATTTCATCTTGGAGTAATTTGTTGGTCAAGTACATCTCTGCCATGTCTCCGTCATCCTCAAGAAGATGCTCGATCTCGTCCCTTATctagagataaaaaaaaaagtcacgctGAACTGTTTTTGCCGATTAGTTGGGTTACTGAAACGTTTTCTGATATTTAgatctttgaaaaataattcagTCTCATGACTTTTatctcaagaaaaaaataaaaatcatatttttaaatattttatatattcttttttcatttttttctcttttcttcttcctccactgtGATGGTTAGCGGCGGCCAAGGGCGAACTCATTGGCCAAAGGCGATGTCAAGGCTTGCTAGATCCGAAGGGCTATAGCTTGGCTTTGGCCAGTGAGCTCAGGCTTGGCTTCGACCGGTGAGCTAGGGGCTTGCCTTTAGCcagcgagctcgagctcacccaTAGCCGCCGCAGGCCATCGTAGCGGAGGaggaagcaaaaagaaagcaagaaaaaataaaaaataaaattcaaatattagaacattaaaagttcaaaaaatttaatgttaaaatacaaaaagttaaaaaaatcatgagaacatatccggaaaatattttcacctctttaggtttaggaatttttttttttgtttgggttggaaaatttaggaattcactttcctaatttcaTCCATGAACTTCCATTGACTAAATTATTTTCGAGGAACCAAACGGGAAAAAGTGTGGAAAACTACTTCCAGGAAAAACCTTTCCCTGAAACTAACACACCCTGATTGAAGTTTACTGGCATAGATGACAATTATATAGAATTCTGCAGGGTGAAGAACTCAAACCTTTTGAACTCGTCCAGTCAACCCGACCAAGCGAGCTTTAATCTGCCGGACCTGCTCAAGGGAACGGGTACTAATCTTCGAGGTTAGCTTGTCCAAAGCAGGATTAGCCTCTtgctctaatgcttttgcctaaGGTTATTCCAGCAAACAATTTGAATAAGGATAATTACAATATGCTACTCTGCAATGGAAAGGAAAAGCTTATAAGGTTTATAATGCGGATAAAAACAACCAGAGCCCTTTACCTCATCGTCTAAACTAGTGCATGCAGCTTCAAGGCATGCCTCTAAGGCCACAAACTCAAAAGGAAGAGTCTCTGATCTATCATGTTGTTGGTTAACCTCTCGATGGTGCGATACGTTCTCCTGGGTAGCTTCAACAACTTGAGGTAAACCTTCCTCAGATTGCTCTACATCACCACTGGTTCTGTTGACCTATTATGAGAGAATGAGAACCAAAGAAAAAcgacagaaaaatgaaatctcGTATCTATTTTTTAAGTGCTAGCGGCTACCGTAGCTTAGATAAGTAAATTCTTCACGGGCAGTACCTGTATCAGAGCTTTTCACGAGCGTACTAGTTTTAGCTTACCAACACTCAGTTTTCACAAGCGATATGTGTTCTGATAGTCGATCGACGCCAATATTGTTGTACAGAAAAGAGATATCTGGGGTGTGAATGTGATGTGTGTGTGGCTCCAGGTGaatgtcacgacctaaaaaataaacgagttaattttcgggctaatggattattaggttaattaattaactaacctaactcggattctcccaagtccataccaaatcgcaacttaaggttcaaataattaacatgcaacgtgttttgaatttggagtcgccactaatcattttcg includes these proteins:
- the LOC115746618 gene encoding magnesium transporter MRS2-3-like, whose translation is MPRSHFSTSPKEDLNPNPPQTPVAHLTCHRHRKKGIGIKTWLVVDSTGEARIIDMGKHAIIWRTGLSARDLRILDPSSSYPSTVTGRERALVIKLEHIKGVITARDVWLLNPKAPTVAPFVEELKRRCSHHYQANAMKVNRTSGDVEQSEEGLPQVVEATQENVSHHREVNQQHDRSETLPFEFVALEACLEAACTSLDDEAKALEQEANPALDKLTSKISTRSLEQVRQIKARLVGLTGRVQKIRDEIEHLLEDDGDMAEMYLTNKLLQDEIGKSSSSSSSITVEEDEHRELDNKERNREGDDRITADECSSSLHNSLNDDEVEGGTKDSNSHGGLSMSQHFDGSSKHLDVAELETLLEAYFVQLDGTFNTLSVLREHIQDTEDYVNVMLDDKQNNLLQMGVVISTATLFITMFIDVTGVFSMDFRFNLLHPPNPTINYFLWTTGGYAIGMIVLYAIAMAWYKHKRFI